TGCTATTATTACTATCGAGCCTATCGTTATCTTTCCTCTTTTTTTCAATTTTCATCACCTTCTTCTAACTATATTTGAACTATTTTTTATTGTAATGTCTATTGAATATACCTTAAACCGTTGTTATGAATCCGCTTGTTTGAGATAAATAGAATTTTGATACTTTATTGATTTTAATACTCAATCAAACTACCAGTTTCTCTTGCCTTATTGAAACCAAATCTGAACAGTAATAATCCCAAAGGTATTGTAAGTAAACTCATTATTATCAAAACTGTTATCTCGTTTTTTACATCCATAAACGTGGCTCCTGTTAGTAACGATTTTCTTAAAGCACTTAAAGCATATGTGGGTGGCAAAAAATATGAAAAACTCCTCAACCATGCTGGTAATATGGATATTGGGTATAGTACTCCACTAACAAGGCCAGACAGTGTACTAAAAATCCAACTTATTGGATCTCCCATCTTTGTTACCATTATTACTCCTGCACTCATAAGCCCTATCCCACTTATACATATTATTGAAAGTATTAAAATGAATAACGATAAAATTATATTTATTGTCATTTGAATATCGAATATCAAAACCAGAAACAAAAAAATAACTCCTACATTTATTGTAGTCCATATGAAACTGTTTATTCCATTGAATATTAACAGTTGCCACAATGGTGTGTTACTCATCAATAAATACTCGAGTGTTCCCATTGTTTGTTCTGACCTTATAGAATTTCTAAAAGAATCTAATGCAACTGAGACATAACTCATATACATTGTTCCTGTTATTAGAAATGCCATTAAGTCTCCACCGTATGGTTCAAGCAAGGGGAAGGTGTTCCCTTCTTGCAAAAAATTAGCCATGAATCCAAACCTTAAAACACCTATCAGCATACTTGCTATTCCAAGTATTGCGTACGTTCTATAACTGAAGTTTGTTATGAATCCTCTTTTAATGAATATCCATAATTTTTTTAAAAAACTCATTTTTTATCATTCCTTACAAAGTTTATGAATACTTCTTCTATTGAAGGTGTTTCAACATTTATTGTAAGTATCTTTCTGTCTTGGTTTTTCAGTTTTTCTATCAGTTGATCAAGTACTTCTGAAGAATTTTCGACTTCTATTTCAAATTCGTCATCTTTTATCTTTCTAAATAGGTTTATCTTTTCTTTGATGCCGTCTTGTGCGATTAAATCTTCACTGATACCTTTATCTATTTTCACTTTTATTATTTCTTTTTTTAATACTTTTTTTAAGTTTTCTTTTTTATCAACAGCGAGCATATTCCCTTTGTTTAATATGCCTATCCTATCGGCAAGAAGTTCTGCTTCATGCATATCGTGTGTGGAAAGTATAATAGTTTTATTTTTATCCTTGAGAGATAGAATTATGTCTCTTATCTCACTTGCGCTTATTGGGTCGATGGAAGATGTTGGTTCATCGAATATGTATACATTAGGATCATGTAATAATGCTCTTGCTAAAGAAAGTTTTTTCTTCATACCGGTTGAGTATTTCATATACTTTAAATCTTTGGCGTCTTCTAAATTGAACAGATTGAGTAAAAAATTTATCCTTTCTTTTAAGTCCTTACCTTTTATACCGTACAAAGTACCAAAGAATTCAAGGTTTTGATAACCATTCAATCTGTAATAAAATGATCTTTCAAATCCTGTTGATAACCCTATCGATTTTCTTACCTTGTACTCATCTTTTTTAATGTTGTATCCGTTAACCCAAGCATCTCCATATGTTGGTAGTATGAGAGTGGAGATGGTTTTTAGAAAGGTAGTTTTCCCTGCTCCATTTGGTCCAAGCAAAACAAATATTTCTCCATTTTGAATGGATAGGTTTATATCTTGTATGGCTTTTATTTCTTTCTTTTTTACTTTAAATATCTTCGTTAGGTTTTGTGTTTTTATCGTTTCCAGAATATCGTCCCTTCATTCATATCTTACGAAAGATGGAAATTAAACAAACATACACTATTTTGCATCATTATCATGCAATAATCATTACCTTTTCGATATTTTTAAGATCACATTTTTATTTATATCGTGGATGCAGTAAATCTCATCCTAAAGATACTACGATTGAACCCTACTTTTCGATTGATTAATCTCTGCCATCATTTCTAATTGCAAATAAGGCTAATTTAATTGTTTTCTCCATTTGCACATTGCCAAGGAAATTTTTTATCCCGACATAGTGTGTTACACTGTGGATTGTGGCAATAATCACAATTTTTAACTGTTTCGCAACCTTCCTTCTCGCCATTTTCTCCACAAGCAGCTAAATATCTGTCTTTATCAAACACAGGTTCATTTATGAATTCCATAATTTCACCACCCCTTTTAAATTTTTACTCCTAATTTTTTATTAGATAATAAAGAAACCATTTCTTTTAGATTGTATTTTAAAGGAATGCATGTGTATGGTTTCCTCCATGGAGAGCCATTTAACCTATCAACAACAACTGCATTAAAAACGCATCCTCCCATACACATTGGAAGTACAGAACATTCCATACATTTTTGATCTTCGAATGGTTCGTAAGTTATCCATTTTTCAAATTTATGGTTTAATTCTATATCTTCTTTTGTTATTTTACCTACAGAAGAAAATTTATTTCCTATCTCTCCCCAACATTTGTAAATACTCCCATCGACATCTATTACACAACTATTTTTACATAAGGCATCACATCTGGCCATTCTTAATCTTCTAAATGGATTGAATGGATAATCGTGTATGAGTGTGATGACTTCTTTGTAAAGTTCTGCTTCCACATTAGCAAATTCTCTCAATGTAAGCATTTCATCATTAAACCCAGTAGATAGTTCTTCCACAACCTCAACTGGTTGAAAATCAAAATCAACTCTCCATCTCTTTTCTGCAAGAATCTTTATCATTTTTTTCACATTTTCTATACTATTTTTAGAGATATTTGTTCTAATGGTTACATACATCTTATCTTGTGCATAGTTTATATTTTCCATAATTTTATCAAAAGTAGGCTTGTCATTTTTAGTCTTTCTATACTTGTCATGAAGAGTCTTATCTCCATCAATTGTTATTATTACTGAGTTTACTCCACAGTTCAGTAGTCTATTGACAATGTCATGAGTTAACAAATAACCGTTCGTTACGACATTCGCTTCATACTTTACGTCGAACTTCTTACACATTTCTTCAAAACCTTTACTTAACGTTTCTAATTCATCAAGTGCAAGAAGCGGTTCTCCTCCATAAAAAGTTATGCTCAATACTTTAGGGTGTTCTTCCTCAAATCTTTTTTCCGTCATATTTAGAATTGTGTTTACAAGGTTTTTGGCTATTTTTGCGGGTTTCTTATCCATTAAAGTTATCAACATTTGTTGATAGCAATAAACACAAGAAAAATTACATTCTTCGGTTAGACTTATCGTGTATCTTAAAAATCTATCACTGTATTTGTAATTGTTTAACCTCATTTTCAAATATGTTATTTCGTCAAATTCATCAGGAATAATGTATAATCCTTTTTTCAACTTTTCTATATCTTCGTCAGATAGTTTTATTTCTTCTATATTTCCACTTTCAAGAACTTCTTTAACTTCTTTTACTTTGTTTGGTTCAACATATAGAATGGCATTTGAAATGCTATTAAATAAAATGAGATAGTTATCTTTTTCTATAAGCTTATTATACCTTGATACTTTCATCTTTTTCCACCGCTTTCAGCTTTCTTTCCATGTCTTTTGTGAAATACCACAATCTTGCGAAAGATTCTAAAGCAGTTTTTTCTTCTGGGCATCCTCTGACTCCTGAATTCACTATAGCATTTCTACATCCTCCAAAACATTGGGGAAGTAACTTGCACTTTTTACATTCTTCATCTTGAAAAGCATCATGTTTATACCATAAAAGATACTTTGTTTTATCATATTCGATGCCATTGCCTGTTACTTTTCCAAAGTCGTTCCCCTCATTTACTGCAACTGTGCAAGGAAAAACTTCACCTTTAGGCCCTATTAAAATAGAAGATTCACAGTCATATTCACAATAAATCGGATTAGAAAGAATAGGAAGAAAAGTTTCAAATCCTTTTTGAGCTGCATAGTAATAGAATTTAGCCAACTTTTCGTAAGAATTTTCTCCTCTAAAATTCATAACTTCATGGTGAATTTCTTTCTCTGTTTCCCCACCTTGAAATATCCATCTAAAATAAATTCTTAGACGGTTTTTGGGAAGAATTTTAAGCGCATCCACCAACTTATATATTGCGTCATAATTATCTGGACCAACGTTAACTCTTAGAGTTATTCTTGCTTCTTTTGTCAATTCGAAGAAATTTTTTATATTTTCAAACAAGGTATCAAACGTTGGTCCTCCACCCTTTAAGGGCCTATACTTGTCATGGTATTCTTTTGGGCCATCAAGAGTTATTTGTACGTTGCGTATCATTAATTCGTCAAATAGCTTGGCTTTTTCAGCTGAAAGTAAGTATCCATTTGTTGAAATGGAAGAAGAAAAATTAGTTTTATATTCTTCACAGGTTTTTATCACTTTCTCATTGATATATTTTATAGTATCAAATCTTAAAAGAGGTTCACCACCAAACCAGCCAATATGTATTCTTCGCTTGCTTTTTGCTACAATTGAAATATAATTTGCAACTGTTTCAGTTGTTTGATCATCCATAGTTGGTCCTTCATGTGTTTCATAGCAATAAATACAATCCAAATTGCATCTCATTGTAGGCATTATTGTGAAACTTATGAAACTAACACCATATCTACTTCTATAGTTCATTGTCTTTAGATGTTGCATTTCATCAAAATTCTCTTCTATTAAATAACCACCATATATAAGGTTATTTTTTAAATCTACATATTCTCTTGACCATTCTTTATTTGGCGATTCCATTATTTCTTTTATTTTATTATATTTTTCTTTATTTACAGTCGCAATAGCTTCTGTTAAAAGATTAACAAAAACAACTTTGTCTCCATCCTCAAAAATAACATTATAATTCGAGTTTTTATATCTTAGCATTCAAATAACCTCCCCTATTATAATGTTTAGTCGCTTTAGAAATTCTAAAACTTAAGTTTTATCAATATTTTAGCATTAAATTTTTTCTTCATGTCAAAAGACCTTTGATTGTTGCCTAAAAAAGCGAGTTCACTGACTTGGATATCATAATTTGATAAATAAAACTTCTGTACTCTATGTTTATCATACCCTTTTCTATATGATAAGCAAGTGATTTTTTTATTGAGCTCAAATATAGATTAGAATATATTTTTAGAGATTACCTCAAAAAAGCTTATGTAAACTTTAATTTCGATGTTTTTTATCGTGTTTTATACTCTGTTTTCGCTTTCCCTTTTTTGATAAGGGTTATGATACAATAGTTTAAAGATAAAAAAGTAACTGTATATTCACTCGTTAACATTGGAACAAAAGTAAATATTATGTTATTTTTAAATAACAATCAGGAAACAAAGCAGATATATTCATAAGGAGATAATTCAAATGCCTTTAAAATTAGTTACTAAGTTATCAACTTGTGGACAGTTTGGAAGGTCATTCATGAACTATCTTGAATCAATTTCTTTAAACGATAAAACAATAACAAACCCTTTGGAATTTGTTTTGTTATATATGATTTTAAAGATTATTACACCAAGCAAAAGGTCAACCACCCCGCCTCTATAGACGGTGGGTGGTTGACCCTTGTTCTTCAACTTTAGCCCTTTTTGATGCATAGGGAATTAGTAGGTAGAATAGAGAAAGGATAGCTATAATGATTCCATAAGAAATTATCAGTTGGTTGATAGATAAAAACAACAGCAAAAGGCTGACAAACATATATCCTATAGGTCTTAGTATGCTGTTAAACATGCTTCTAAAAGAAAAAACTCTACCTCTGTAGTATCGATCAGTCTCTCTTTGCAATATAACGCTTATAATAATATTGTCGTAACCAATCAAAAGTCCCTGAATAAACAATAAAACCGCAAGAATCCAGAAAGAGCTAATTACTCCGATCATTGAGAAAGTAATGCCCAATATTACCCCAAATATCGTCATCCATAAATATTTTCTCTTTACTTCTGTTATAAACGACATCAATATACCGCATACTAAACTTCCAACCGAAGACATTGCTTGGAGAATTCCATATCCTTCAGCACCTATTTTTAATACTTCTTGAGTTATAACAGGGAGTAAAACAAAAAGAGCTAATCCAAAGAAATCTGAAGCACCTTCTAACAATATAAGTCCTTTTATTTCTATCTTTTTCCATGCATATGCGAATCCTTCTTTTATCCCTGTGAAAGTTTTAATCTCTGTGACGACTTTTCCTATCTCTTCTTTGTAGTTTATAAAAATTTCACAAATTGCAGAAGCTATAAATAGTAATCCATTGAAAATTACAACACCTTGTAATCCTAAAAAAGCCACTAATATCCCACCTATTCCTAAACCAACTAACTGAGCAAGCATATTTGCAGAAGACATAAGTGAATTAGCTTTTGACAAATCTTCATCTTTAACTATCAAAGGAATCAAAGTTTGAAAAGAAGATCCCATAAAACTTCCAACGAATTGTTGAACAAAAATAGTTATTGAAAGCATCCAAATATTCAAAATATTCATTTTTAGTAATAAAGCTAAAAATAGTAATACTATACCATCTATTAGAGAAGAACTAACTAATATATTCTTTTTCTTCCTTTTATCAACAAACAATCCTACAAACGGAGCAGTAATAATTATAGGGAGAGCCTGAAAACTCAGCACTACACTAACAGCTGTGGCTCCACCAAGTTCACTTGCAGCTGTCCAAACAACAGATATGAAAAAAATTGATCCCCCAAGAGTACCAAGTAACGTTCCCAAAAATAATAATAAGAAATTCTTATTTCTTAAAAGTAATTCCATGATTTGTTTTTTCCCCCTTATTTTTTCAAAGTTATAAAAAATTATTTACAAATTATTATAACAAAAGTTAGAGAAAATATTTGCTTATAGATTACTTTATTATGTAGAATTTATCTTCGATTAATTAAACAGCTAGATGAAAAGTAATTCTCCAAATTTCCCTTGCTTATATTTTTTCGCTTTAAAGGAATGAAAGAATTCTTAACACTAAAATAAAGTTCTTTCTGATAATTAAGCAAATTATTTAATGTCAATTCATCATTTAAAAATTTGGGTATCCCTATATCATAATTTTTATATAAATCGTCAGAATAATACCTATATATTTTTTGATTATGATCATATTTATTAAAAAAATCTGTACCCGGGAAAGGTGTCGCGAAAGCACAAGAAATTGAATCTAATTCCAAGCTTTTAGCAAACTTAATGGTTTCCCTAATAGTTTTATTGTTATCCCATGGGAAATCAATAATAAAAGAACCAACTACTGCCATCCCCGATTCTTTAATGTTATTTACAGCCTTTAAAACAAGATCAAAACTGTTCGGTTTTAAAACTTTTTTATAAGTATTTGCATCCCCGGATTCTAATCCTAAAAATACTGATTTACACCCAGCTTTCCTCATTAATTTAAGTAAATTTAAATTTTGAGTGTCTACTGCTCTTGCTTCACATTGCCAATTTATTTTATAATTGTTTTTTAGAATGCCTTCGCAAATTTCTGCAACTCTTTTTTGATCAACCATGAAAGTGTCATCTGTAAAACTAATCAAAAATTCCTTTGATTTTTTTAAAGTATGAGTATGAAAATTAATTTCAGCCAAAATATTTTCTGCAGTTCTTTGACGATAAACACCACCCCATATTACTCTTGCATCACAAAAAGAACACTTTGAGGGACACCCCCGTGAAGTTATCATTAAATAAGAATCATATGTCCAATGATAGGGTAAAAATGAATAATCGGGAAAAGGAATATTATCTATGTCCTGAATTAGAGGCCTATCTTCAGTTTTTACCCATTTATTACCACTTCTGAAAATAATTCCTTTGATTTCTTCAAGCTCTTTTTTATTTGAGTAAGAAGTGACTGATGCAAGCTCTTTGAAGGTTTCTTCTCCTTCTCCAATTACCCCTATATCAGCCTTATTTTTATTCATTTCCATTAATGTTAGCTGAAAATGATAGTTATTTTCATTCATCATGGAAGTTGTTATATGAGGGCCTCCAACTATGGTAATAATATTTGGGTTAATTTCTTTTGCGATGCAAGAAATTTTTAAACCATCATGAAAATTTACTGTTTTTAAAGACAGTCCCAGTATGTCGGGTTTAAATCTTTTAATTATTCCTATTATATTATTTTCAAATTGTCTAGCAAGATTAAAATCATAAATTAAAATCTTGTTATTTAAAGTATTAAGGCTTGATGCCAAGTATAGCAAACCCAATGGAGGTTGTATAGACCTATTCCAAGGTGTGATACTATTCAAGGTTGGAGATACCAACAAAATCCTTCTCATTTTTTAACCCTCTCTTTATTTATTGCTTCAAAAATATATCTTTCATTGAAACAATTCATCATAATAGTAATCAAACAACAATTCAAGTATTTTCTTTAACTCGGATTTAATGCAAAAATTATGAAGTGGATTGTTGAATTTATTGATTGCTTCTAAGGTACAACCTCCTCCACAAATGGCTGCATAATTACACTCTAAACAGCTTTTCAGGTTAAAGATTGTTCTATTTCTCCATTTTCTTAATTTCTCCGATTCTAAGCTCAATTCAGGAAGAAAAGTACCTACACTATATTCCTTTCTTCCAATTATATCTGGACAAGCATATATATCTCCACATAAATCTAAAACATAAGTATGAAAATTAGAATCACAATGAGAAAAAATAGGAATATAAGGTTTTTTATTATCTACTACATATTGTATATATTTAGCTCCTGGCCAAGCTGCCAGAGAAATATTATCCTTAATTCCTTTATATTTTTCAAAATAAATTAAAAGTTTTTCTAAAATATGATTTATATTGGCAAAACCAGAGTAATTTCTTTCTTGTCCCAATTCTCCAACGACTGCTGGAGCAATATAAAGGTTCTCATAAGAAAAATTTTTTCTTTATTACATATTTCTATTAATTCTGGCAAATGTTCTATATTATTCAAATCTAAATTTATTCTAAGATGAACTTTAAAATTTGATTTCAGTAAGGATTTCATATTATTCATTATCAAATCAAAACTTCCTTTACCGTCTTTGAAAATCCTTCTTTTGTCATGTATATTCTTCGGGCCATCAATAGTTATTTGAATGGTATCTACATCATATTTTTTTAATAAATCTATATACTTATGAATGGTACTTCCATTAGTAACGATTTTTATATGTTTAAAGTCCCATATTCGAGCTCTGTCAAGGATTTTTTCAATTTTTTCTTTCATTCCAGGCATATCTATCAAAGGTTCTCCACCAAAAATAGCTAATGCTTTTTCAGCAAATAATTTTTCATTTTTCAAAGCATTCATTGCTGTAAAAGCTTTTTCAATAACTTCGTCGCTAATTATAGAATTATTATTTTTGATTTCATCTTTTTCAAAACAATATGCACACTTAAAGTTACAGTTGTAAGTAGGAACAAGTACAAATGACATGGCTTTTTCACTCATTACTTCATTATAAAGATTGTACATTTCAATAATCCTTGTATATTCTTCTTCAGCCCTTTGGTACAAAAATCCACTTTCCAAAAATTCATCTATAGTAGCTGTTCCTAAATTTTTCAAATCTGCTAATGATCTTTTCTCAAAAATCTTACCGATTTGTGGATTAACAGAAATCATAGCCCCAACTAAAGGATTCCAAAGAATTGTTTTCTCTCTTTTTGATAATTCTATTATTATATTATTTTTGCTAAACTGCATTTTATTAATCCCCCTTTTTCAATTTCATAGTACAAATTAAATCTTTTAAAAAGCAATTATCTTTGTTAGGATGCTCTACCTGAGTTGCATTAATTGAATTATTACCTTTCAGTAGTTATATAGGCTCAGGCAAAAAAGCCTGAGCCTAATTTTCTAACAACCGGAATCACAAATATTCATAATTTCTCTCTTTGCTGTAGAAAAATCCACTCCTGCTTTTTTTAAGAGTTCCTTGTTTTGTTCTTTATTAATATTCCATAGGTCTTTCGGATTGAGTGCTTTCTTAACTTCAATTTCCTGAGTTAATTTCACTTTTCTGCACCTCCTCTCGCTTTCAATTTTATTTTCCTGCAGGATGTTTCCTTTGCGCGCAAATATCTTATTTTTTACAAAAACAATCCTAATTCACAAGCATTCATTGAATCACATCATTCAAGCCTTGAAAGAGAGTTTGTTCAACTGAATTCTTTTGAAAATATTGAAGATGCTTTCCAAGCTTACAACGCTTATATGTTCTTTTATCATAACTTAAGACCACATGGTTCTTTGAATTATATGACACCGAGTGAATTTAGTAGAATCTTTTCTGATGATAATAATTGTTTTAATTGCAAAACTATTTTTGTGAAAAAGTAAGATTTCCTTATTTATTCTCCAATAACAGGGGGTCAGGCCGATTCCTTCCCTTTAATAATACATTCCCAACTTACTAAACACTTCTCATCTTTTTAATCCTTTTCACAAAACTTTTTAAAAAGTTTAAATTCTGCACTTACCAACTTTCTTCGATATAACTTATAATTTCTCCAATTTTAAATCCATTTGTTCTATCTTCTGAAGTATTATCACCTCCAAAAACAAATATTCCCCCCAACTCTAAAATAATGATTAAGAATATTACAATAAGTCTCTTCACTTTTTTCTTCACCCCCATAGCTTATTTTGATAAATAAAACTTCTGTACTCTATGTTTATCATACCCTTTTCTATATGATAAACAAGTGATTTTTTTATTGAGCTCAAATATAGATTAGAATATATTTTTAGAGAGATTACCTTAAAAAACCTTATGTAAACTTTAATTAAGACAAATTTTATTCTGTTTAATGGAATTATCTTGCATTTTTTACTTTTTATCAATATTATGTTATAATTAATTTTGAGTTACAAACTTCTTTTTTTGAGAAATTCTCTAAGTTGAATTTAAGTAAAAAATAAAAGATGAATGTATCAAAATAGTAAACATTAGATGACTAAGGTGGGTTAGTAAAATGACTCTTCAATCTTTAGTGAAGATAATTACCTATGGACAATTTTCAAGGCCATTTTTGAATTATATTGTTGATTATCTAAAGAATGAATCAACAAAACAACATGAAGAATTTATTGATTACATTGATGTATTGAAA
The genomic region above belongs to Petrotoga sp. 9PW.55.5.1 and contains:
- a CDS encoding radical SAM/SPASM domain-containing protein: MLRYKNSNYNVIFEDGDKVVFVNLLTEAIATVNKEKYNKIKEIMESPNKEWSREYVDLKNNLIYGGYLIEENFDEMQHLKTMNYRSRYGVSFISFTIMPTMRCNLDCIYCYETHEGPTMDDQTTETVANYISIVAKSKRRIHIGWFGGEPLLRFDTIKYINEKVIKTCEEYKTNFSSSISTNGYLLSAEKAKLFDELMIRNVQITLDGPKEYHDKYRPLKGGGPTFDTLFENIKNFFELTKEARITLRVNVGPDNYDAIYKLVDALKILPKNRLRIYFRWIFQGGETEKEIHHEVMNFRGENSYEKLAKFYYYAAQKGFETFLPILSNPIYCEYDCESSILIGPKGEVFPCTVAVNEGNDFGKVTGNGIEYDKTKYLLWYKHDAFQDEECKKCKLLPQCFGGCRNAIVNSGVRGCPEEKTALESFARLWYFTKDMERKLKAVEKDESIKV
- a CDS encoding radical SAM/SPASM domain-containing protein — encoded protein: MKVSRYNKLIEKDNYLILFNSISNAILYVEPNKVKEVKEVLESGNIEEIKLSDEDIEKLKKGLYIIPDEFDEITYLKMRLNNYKYSDRFLRYTISLTEECNFSCVYCYQQMLITLMDKKPAKIAKNLVNTILNMTEKRFEEEHPKVLSITFYGGEPLLALDELETLSKGFEEMCKKFDVKYEANVVTNGYLLTHDIVNRLLNCGVNSVIITIDGDKTLHDKYRKTKNDKPTFDKIMENINYAQDKMYVTIRTNISKNSIENVKKMIKILAEKRWRVDFDFQPVEVVEELSTGFNDEMLTLREFANVEAELYKEVITLIHDYPFNPFRRLRMARCDALCKNSCVIDVDGSIYKCWGEIGNKFSSVGKITKEDIELNHKFEKWITYEPFEDQKCMECSVLPMCMGGCVFNAVVVDRLNGSPWRKPYTCIPLKYNLKEMVSLLSNKKLGVKI
- a CDS encoding B12-binding domain-containing radical SAM protein, encoding MRRILLVSPTLNSITPWNRSIQPPLGLLYLASSLNTLNNKILIYDFNLARQFENNIIGIIKRFKPDILGLSLKTVNFHDGLKISCIAKEINPNIITIVGGPHITTSMMNENNYHFQLTLMEMNKNKADIGVIGEGEETFKELASVTSYSNKKELEEIKGIIFRSGNKWVKTEDRPLIQDIDNIPFPDYSFLPYHWTYDSYLMITSRGCPSKCSFCDARVIWGGVYRQRTAENILAEINFHTHTLKKSKEFLISFTDDTFMVDQKRVAEICEGILKNNYKINWQCEARAVDTQNLNLLKLMRKAGCKSVFLGLESGDANTYKKVLKPNSFDLVLKAVNNIKESGMAVVGSFIIDFPWDNNKTIRETIKFAKSLELDSISCAFATPFPGTDFFNKYDHNQKIYRYYSDDLYKNYDIGIPKFLNDELTLNNLLNYQKELYFSVKNSFIPLKRKNISKGNLENYFSSSCLINRR
- a CDS encoding radical SAM protein, whose product is MQFSKNNIIIELSKREKTILWNPLVGAMISVNPQIGKIFEKRSLADLKNLGTATIDEFLESGFLYQRAEEEYTRIIEMYNLYNEVMSEKAMSFVLVPTYNCNFKCAYCFEKDEIKNNNSIISDEVIEKAFTAMNALKNEKLFAEKALAIFGGEPLIDMPGMKEKIEKILDRARIWDFKHIKIVTNGSTIHKYIDLLKKYDVDTIQITIDGPKNIHDKRRIFKDGKGSFDLIMNNMKSLLKSNFKVHLRINLDLNNIEHLPELIEICNKEKIFLMRTFILLQQSLENWDKKEITLVLPI
- a CDS encoding ABC transporter permease, which codes for MSFLKKLWIFIKRGFITNFSYRTYAILGIASMLIGVLRFGFMANFLQEGNTFPLLEPYGGDLMAFLITGTMYMSYVSVALDSFRNSIRSEQTMGTLEYLLMSNTPLWQLLIFNGINSFIWTTINVGVIFLFLVLIFDIQMTINIILSLFILILSIICISGIGLMSAGVIMVTKMGDPISWIFSTLSGLVSGVLYPISILPAWLRSFSYFLPPTYALSALRKSLLTGATFMDVKNEITVLIIMSLLTIPLGLLLFRFGFNKARETGSLIEY
- a CDS encoding MFS transporter; this translates as MELLLRNKNFLLLFLGTLLGTLGGSIFFISVVWTAASELGGATAVSVVLSFQALPIIITAPFVGLFVDKRKKKNILVSSSLIDGIVLLFLALLLKMNILNIWMLSITIFVQQFVGSFMGSSFQTLIPLIVKDEDLSKANSLMSSANMLAQLVGLGIGGILVAFLGLQGVVIFNGLLFIASAICEIFINYKEEIGKVVTEIKTFTGIKEGFAYAWKKIEIKGLILLEGASDFFGLALFVLLPVITQEVLKIGAEGYGILQAMSSVGSLVCGILMSFITEVKRKYLWMTIFGVILGITFSMIGVISSFWILAVLLFIQGLLIGYDNIIISVILQRETDRYYRGRVFSFRSMFNSILRPIGYMFVSLLLLFLSINQLIISYGIIIAILSLFYLLIPYASKRAKVEEQGSTTHRL
- a CDS encoding SPASM domain-containing protein: MGQERNYSGFANINHILEKLLIYFEKYKGIKDNISLAAWPGAKYIQYVVDNKKPYIPIFSHCDSNFHTYVLDLCGDIYACPDIIGRKEYSVGTFLPELSLESEKLRKWRNRTIFNLKSCLECNYAAICGGGCTLEAINKFNNPLHNFCIKSELKKILELLFDYYYDELFQ
- a CDS encoding ATP-binding cassette domain-containing protein, whose amino-acid sequence is MLETIKTQNLTKIFKVKKKEIKAIQDINLSIQNGEIFVLLGPNGAGKTTFLKTISTLILPTYGDAWVNGYNIKKDEYKVRKSIGLSTGFERSFYYRLNGYQNLEFFGTLYGIKGKDLKERINFLLNLFNLEDAKDLKYMKYSTGMKKKLSLARALLHDPNVYIFDEPTSSIDPISASEIRDIILSLKDKNKTIILSTHDMHEAELLADRIGILNKGNMLAVDKKENLKKVLKKEIIKVKIDKGISEDLIAQDGIKEKINLFRKIKDDEFEIEVENSSEVLDQLIEKLKNQDRKILTINVETPSIEEVFINFVRNDKK